The Bacillus carboniphilus genome contains a region encoding:
- a CDS encoding distal tail protein Dit, whose product MLTFNGKDLSELIRVTEINGRGPLSQTTIRQSIPGKDGSFFQRRQLTERVLSVSFLMIADSLNDLRKKVDQLNGVLNTDFEVPIVFSDEPNMTYYGILEGNSDLEEIASVGKGTLTFVCTDPFKYGIEKRVSFTQSVNQTGLGSYQTPLRLVATITEPVKEYKVFHQEQDKYVKIKWDFQKEDILEVHFHNGKILINDQLAMTSFDWASSEFFDLLPGKQTITVTDGTTTELIWRPRWI is encoded by the coding sequence ATGTTAACCTTCAATGGAAAAGATTTAAGTGAATTAATCAGAGTGACTGAAATAAACGGGAGAGGTCCCTTATCCCAAACTACGATTCGTCAGTCTATACCAGGAAAGGACGGGTCTTTTTTTCAACGGAGACAGCTAACAGAGCGTGTCCTTTCTGTTTCGTTTTTGATGATAGCAGACTCTCTCAATGATTTAAGGAAAAAGGTAGATCAGTTAAACGGAGTCCTAAACACAGACTTTGAAGTTCCCATTGTTTTTTCCGATGAACCGAATATGACCTATTATGGAATATTAGAAGGGAATTCAGATTTAGAAGAAATAGCATCTGTTGGTAAAGGGACTTTAACATTTGTTTGTACAGATCCGTTTAAATATGGCATAGAAAAAAGAGTTTCTTTTACTCAATCGGTCAATCAAACGGGACTCGGCTCCTATCAAACCCCACTACGTTTAGTGGCAACCATCACTGAACCTGTGAAAGAATACAAAGTATTTCATCAAGAACAGGACAAATATGTCAAGATTAAATGGGACTTTCAGAAAGAAGATATTTTAGAAGTCCATTTTCATAACGGTAAGATCTTAATCAATGATCAACTCGCAATGACGTCTTTTGATTGGGCGAGCAGCGAGTTTTTTGATTTATTGCCGGGTAAACAAACGATTACAGTGACAGATGGAACGACAACAGAGCTAATATGGAGACCTAGGTGGATCTAA